TGCCTCTAGagacaaaaaaggaaaaagaaagcagTTAAGGGAATAATTACTGCTAATGGCTTCTAGTTATAAgtattaacatatattattaattaatggcTTCAAATAGTGTTTAATTATGAGTCAACTTAACTTGCAAAGTGCCAAGCAAAGAAGTAATGGACATCCCGtgttttcaaaattgaaaagatgtcttttttttttttggttgtttaTTCTCATATTTGAACCCATTTTCATTATTGTTTTCTAAAAACTTGTTTCCATTTTCAATTATGCTACGCTTTTCAGTTTATATGATACAAATATATTGGATGATATTGCATCTTGTAGTGCTCTTCAATGATATATTTTCCTCTTTAATCGATAGGCTGTTTTAGTTATTAGTTGTTATCTCATCTTTTGATAGCTACTTCTTTGATTACCTTATCTTACGCATTCAGATGCTTCCAGTCAAGTAAATTTACCTAAAAGCATCAACAGCCTCGAAAACTTGCTTGATGCTAAGGTGAGTCTTCGAAACTTTCACTTTGTGAAATCTGGTTTGGTGCAGTCTCTTGTTTTCCTTCTAAAAACTAATTATGGTTGAAGATAGGGAGCTAAGTTCAATCATAATTCCTACATGATGAATAAAACTCGTAAACAGCATTTCGTGTATGTCATGGGAAGATGTTTGGTGCCTAAACGTTTCCTTGTTAAATTAGAATAAATGTAGCTTGTGAAGATACTATTCTTAGTTTATGTAGCTGGGTTTTTGTAATGCTGTTTGAAAATGCTATGCCTACTTAACTTGTGTTTGTTAGCCTGAATTGAGGACTTTGGTTCAGTCAACCTTTTCCAGACTTTCATAAGCTGGAGTAGTGGCAGGTCATAATTCATCTTGGTTTAGTGAGTCAATGAGGACAAGAAGATCTATTTGGCTTTCTGCCTTCTCACTTCAGTGCAACTGATCCCTATTTACTTGATCTCACTAACATACATGTTTAGCTATAGGAGAACTGTCTGTTTCTTCCGTTTGGTGGACAAATGTGTTTGGTCCTCTTCATAATTGCGCTAATCAGTCTTCCAGTAGAACTGCTTAGGTTGAAGTACAGAAATATCTTACCTTGAGTCATTGTGGTCAGTAATGTTACTATAACTGTTTTAAGGATTCAAGCAACCACTGTAATTTTGGCCAGGTGGAGTAATGTTTATTGTTGTCATATCGTCGTAATCATTCTCTTTCTCTTCCTCATCCCCTTGCTCTGTGTGACTGTGCTACCATATATCTTTGGAGATGCAAAAACCAAAGTTTCCTTTTCAATGAGGAATGTTTCCATAAACTAGACTTTTTAGTTATAATCAAAACCGGGGGGGGGGGGGGATTCTTTTCTTAAACCAATTTCTGTTCTGATATAGATGCTCAGAGTAGTCAATTTTCTAATATTTCACATGCCGCAAATTGTAGGTATATTCAGTTGGAGATAAGGAGGAATTGGAAAGCTTTGTAGCATCTCCTGTGGTTAGAGTATATGATTATGGTCCTGTCAATTTTGGTTCTTCTTGTTCCACCATTATCTATTGTAGTAAACTTGAGGAGATTAAGCGCCAGGTGTGTTTCAGTGACACATTTGCACTCTCTTGATTATCTTGGAAGAAgttgtatttatttattcatttattttttctgTTTCTTTATGGCAAGAGCAGTGCATACCTTTTGTCAGGAAGAATGGTGATATTCAATCTGCCAGGAACACAAAAAAGCTGCTCAACAGAATGcatgataatataatattttgCTTAGAAAATCTGGGCATTTGGGGAGCATTGCAAGTAAGATCTTGTGAAAACAATTGAATTTCTTGGTTCTGTTAATTTGCAGTTGAGAGCCTTTCCCTTGCAATTAAATAATCTGCTATTAGTGTTACTTTGATTCTTATTTCATATTCTGCAACTTTTTTCTATTTATCTGAATTATATTCACAAACTCTGTACTCTGGCAAAATCATGTTGGAGAATACCAAATAGAGTAGAACATTAGATTCACATGCTATTTAATAAGGCTTTATTTTTATAAGGTGTCTTATTCATAGGTCATTACTtgctacttttttttttgtgcacTGCCAATAAGCAGTGActacttattttttattctttcatttaactTGTATCAGTTCTAGCTTGTTGCAGACTTGCAGGTAGTTGCTGATTAAAGTATCCAAGGAAATTCTGATTTATTTCCACCTTCTGCATTTTGTAGGCTTGCCGACTTCTTTTAACTGGTAATAACTCTGAGAGGAATGAATTGATAGAAGATGAAGGGATTTTAAGTGACGACTCTGTATGTGATCGATATCTTGTTCATGCTGCTGATGTTTTTGCTTCAGATTGTACGAGAGGTATAATCTTTTTAGGCCTTTTAAATTCTAGCTTCAACTTCGTTGTAGCTATTGTCTGGTTTCTTGGTGGCTCTATACCCAATTATGTGTTCATCAAAGTTCAGTTATGCAGGAGAGATATGGGATCAGTGTAGGAACTTTTTAGTAGTAGCTTCAACTTAATTCTGCCTTCTGTCTCTGTTAATTGATGGCCGCATTATGATTTGCTACACCATTGTAACTTGTATGTATTAAACTTCTAGTAATcagtgggttttttttttgggatAAATGGAGATCCttagatttttgaatttatatGCTCTGCTTATTGTTTCAGTCAACTTGAGTAAGAATCTGAGCTATTAGTCTTTGTTGCTGATATTGTAGATGGATCTGCAAACGATTTATCTGATGTAGAGATTTTGAAGGAGCCATTTTTCTCGAAAAAGCTGCTACGTCTTGTTGGAATTCTTTCCACCTTCAGGTTTGTATTCAAGCATGTATAGTGGTTTTTGGTTATTTGATAGATATATTGCATGGAAACTCTATCGGACCATTTCAATGGTTATAGTACTTGGTAAACAAATATTATGACTTATGTAGTTCTTGCAACACTAGGAGGCAAGAGATTGCAAGAGAAGGGACTTAATGCATGAGGGGTGATGTACTGATGTTAATTCATTTTAACTATGTTGACATGTCTCATTTCTTTCTATCTGGTTACTTTCAAACAAACTTTACTGCTGCATTTTTTCATGCCTTTAAGCTTTTTGCTTTTCTCATTATTTAACTAACAAGGTGTATCATACACATATTTCTCTCACAAACTTCTATAATTACTTTTACAGGTTACAGCCAAATATGAAATGCATAATTTTTGTGAATAGGATTGTTACTGCAAGATCCTTGTCATACATACTGCAAAACCTTAAGTTCCTATTATTTTGGAAGTGCCATTTTCTTGTGGGAGTCCACTCTGGACTTAAAAGTATGTCAAGAAAGACAATGAAAAACATTCTTGAGAAGTTCAGAACAGGAGAGGTAACCCTTCTGTTAGTGTTAATATTCCTTGGTCACTCAGCTCCTTCCAATTCGTGAATTTGCACATCATTGAATTGTTACTTTTATCTCTGCATTTTAGCGGACTAGCTCAGTTTATCCTTTAGGCACAACGTGGGCAGATTTTGTGTTTTTTGACATCCACATATCATTTCTATAAATGTTTTCCTAAGGAAGTGCATTTCCTAATGTCTCGAAGTTATTATGAGACAGAAGCTCATTCATTCAGTCTTTGTTCTTGTAATTTGAGCCTCTAGTTCTAGTTGGTTGTAGCTTATGTGATGTTTGAAGGATAATGGTAACAATTAGGAAAACCTTGTGTAAGTATTGTTAACGGTTCTGTGTCAGTTGAATTAATTTATTCCAATGTTTAAAAAACTGGACTAGACGTCAAACCAGTGAGACCTCCGTTTATTGGTTCAACTGGGCAGACTGGTTGAACTGGCTAGTTGTGCtaaataattattgaatatagtaaatatctaataaaactgATTTAATGTTGATTCAAGGGAATAAATGTTCTAATCTCATCACATAcgataaaatttagaaaagtccAACATCTGTTTTTACGTTTTTTACTGGTTAAATGGGTTTTATATACTGGACCAGACAGGCAATTGGTTCCTGGTTCAACCAGTTTGCCTGGCAGGTCTGTCTGGTTTTTTTAcactaatttatttttgattCCTTGAATGCTGACTTGGCAGTTGAATCTTTTGATTGCAACTAAAGTCGGTGAAGAAGGACTTGACATTCAGACATGCTGCCTTGTGATACGTTTTGACCTTCCAGAAACTGTTGCGAGCTTTATCCAATCAAGAGGACGTGCAAGAATGCCTCTCTCTGAGTATGCATTTCTGGTGAACAGGTGCTATTCATAAAAGTATATGCTATTTGAAGGTCTGTCAATTTGGTTCTCTTTCTGTAATTGGGAAAAAATAAGATCTCTTTCTCTTAACTTTGCAGTGGGAACGAGAAGGAACtagatttgattaaaaattttaagaaagatGAAGATCGTATGAATGTGGAAATTTCTTTCAGAACATCTACTGAGGTTTCTATCGGTCTTGAGGAGAGAATCTATATGGTTGATTCATCTGGTGCTTCCATCAGTTCAGGATATAGTATCTCTCTACTTCATCATTACTGCTCAAAACTGCCCCATGATGAGTATGCCTTACTTTTTCATTCTTACCTGCTTTTGAACTTATAATGTCACTATATATGTTTCTTGTGGAAATTCATTTACTAATTTAGATTATCCACGTGAATATAATTTTCAGGTACTTTTTCCCCAAGCCAAGCTTTTATTATTTTGAAGATTCAGGAGGAACAATCTGCAATATAATATTACCTTCGAATGCTCCAATAAATCAAATTGCCAGTACACCTCAATCTTCAGTTAATGCTGCCAAAAAAGATGCTTGTCTAAAAGCAATTGAAGAATTGCATAAATTGGGAGCCTTGACTGACCATCTCTTGCCACTGCAGAACAGTGTTCTTGAGGAGGAAACATTGCTGGTGTCTTCTGATTCTGGGAGCTCTGAAGGTTGATGCAGAGCAACTTTGTAgtcttattcttttcttcttctttttggttGGGTGACTGGTATAGAATTAATCACTTTTGCTTGTCTTTAATCTCAgcaaaatttgattttgtttttcagCAGATGAGGATTCACGAGGTGAACTACATGAGATGCTTGTTCCTGCTGTGCTTAAAGAATCATGGACTAACTTAGAGAACTGTGTCCTCCTTTATGCTTACTATATAAAATTTAATCCGAATCCTAAGGACAGGAGCTATAAAGAGTTTGCTCTCTTTGTCAAGTCGCCTCTCCCTAAGGAGGCTGAGAGAATGGAGCTGGATCTTCACCTATCTCGCCGTAGGTCGGTGATGACAAAGCTTACCCCATCTGGAGTTGCAGAATTTAAGAGAGAAGAGGTAACAATGTTTTGTTTCTGTCATACTTTGTTCTAATTATCTTACTACCAAAACTCACTGTGTATCTGTGCATATGCAGATCATGCAGGCACAGCATTTTCAAGAAATGTTCTTCAAGGTCATCCTTGATAGATCAGAACTCCTTTCTGAATTTATTACTTTAGGAAATGTCTTTCTTTCATCAAGCTCCTCAACATTCTATTTATTGCTTCCTGTTATTCTCTCCAATTGTGAGAATAAAGTGACAGTGGATTGGGGGATTGTGCAAAGATGTTTGTCGTCTCCACTTTTTAAGCCTCCTGTTGCAGCTGCAAAGATTGAAAATTTCCCTTCAGATGTTTGCTTGCACCTTGTAAATGGTTGTAGGAGTATAAGAGACATTGAGAATAGTTTGGTGTATGCCACACACAAGAGGGCCTTTTACTTTATTACTAGCATTGTTGGTGAAAAAAATGGTTACAGCCCATATAGAGATTCAGGCACTTTAAATCACGTGGAGCACTTAAACATGTTGGTAGCTCCACTCTTGATTCACAACTGTTATTAACGTTATCAGAATAGTTTATGGGGAGGTTATGCTCACCAAGTTGTTTAGATTAGGTTTTTATCTAGTATTCAATTGATAAAGTGTTAACTTGAATGTTGTCAATCAGGTCTGGCATTCATCTTAAGTACCCTGAACAACCTCTTCTGCATGCAAAACCACTTTTTAAGTTGCACAATTTGCTCCACAACCGAAAGCCGGAGGATTCAGGTAGCTTCTCGTTTGCTTTGCTTTCATTCTTGTCATTGTTCCCTTTTCACTAAGTATGTTGCTTGTTATACTGGATTATTTGTGTTCAAGATATGATATTCTAGACCTTGCTACCATCTTCATGGGTATATTGCTATTTGTTTTGTCAGATTGCATTATTTTTTCATGATGGGAACAAGATTTATGGTTCATTATTGATAGATTAGTGCTACATTGCCTGTAATTGACATGAAATGCCTgatttattgttaattatttgttaatgATTGTCCTTTTCTGatttttcttcttcatcatcagAAAACACTAGAAAACAAGAAATTACCAATTTGAAGTAGCCTAATATCCATGCAGCTTATTTGATGTGCAAGAGATATCTTGAACTgtattcttttggaaatgagAAATGCTCAAGTTGGGCGATTGAGTGAGACTATGAGTTCTCACATGGCGCTGAAGATTGAGGATTAATCTTTCTTTTCCAATCCTAGACTTAAGGATTACTAGCTTGTAAGTAGAATCAGGCTATTGCAACAATAAAATGCTTTACAACCGGCCTTGCTGGCCATTCTTTAATCTGCTTCAGCACTTGGATTAATGGGGCTATTGGTTTTTGTCTGAATCTTCCCTGGAAATGTACTAGTATATCGTTAAAATGTTATCTTTAATACAACCTTTTTAGTATCAAAAGCTTGAGTCATTCTGGATCCCCCCTGCCCCCCAAAGGAAAAAAAGGTCCTTCTCATTTTCTCTATCAGTAAATCAAACAAAAGGGAAATATGTTTTGTTGATTTTCTCTGTCTTTTCATTTCTTAAGGCTGTTCTTTGTTGTAAACAGAAGCAAATGAACTGGAAGAATACTTCATTGATTTGCCTCCTGAGCTTTGTCAGCTGAAAATAATAGGCTTCTCCAAAGAGATAGGGAGTTCGCTTTCTTTGTTACCATCAATTATGCATCGCCTGGAGAACTTGCTTGTGGCTATTGAACTGAAGCATGTTTTTTCTGCTTCATTTGCCGAGGGAGCTGAAGTTACAGCCCTTAGGGTAAGACCTAAGTCCACGTGATATTATGACTAGTGCTTTTGGTTAAGTGTCTGTTAAGTTAGTTACTGTGCTAGTCCAATCATTTAATCAAGAAATGCAAGCATCTCCATGAACGTTATCTATGACTAACAGTTTGAAATGGTGTTAGGTCCTAGAAGCACTTACTACAGAGAAGTGTCAAGAGCGTTTTTCTCTTGAAAGGCTTGAGACACTTGGTGATTCCTTCCTCAAGTTTGCTGTGGCCCGCCATCTTTTTCTTTTACATGATGCACTTGATGAAGGGGAATTGACTAGGAGAAGGATTAATGTTGTAAATAATTCTAATTTATTCAAGCTGGCAACAAGGCGAAATTTACAGGTTTGATTGTGTTTTAGAAAGTGATATTCTTATACAGAAGTTTTGACTTCTGTTATGAATAGcataattgttatatttttgagaaattttaCCTGTTGGTCAACATACTATTTCAAACATAGAACATTTTTACGATTCCAGTCTGCCATTCTTCACTGCTAACAAATGTGGAGTAGTTGCATTAAATGCTAAGGTGCATGTTCATGTCACTCATCCAATATGGATAAATTATCTTAGACCTGTAGACATAGAAGATTATAGAAAAATGTGGTATTTACTAAAATGATTAAACTAAGAAACAATGTGTGTAGTTAGAACCCTCTCCTTGATTTTGGAATTGTTAGCATCAGCCGTTGAAGGAGTTTTGGGTGTATTCAAATGCTTTACGTTCATGCCACTTGGAATGGATAATTTGAACCTAAGAAGATTAAATATGTCTATGTCTATTTGGtgttttaagataaataataaatatttacggttCTGTGTTTCCACTAAATTTCAGGTTTACATACGTGATCAACCTTTTGATCCTTATCAGTTCTTTCCCTTGGGCCATCCCTGCCCAGTAATTTGTACAAAAGAAACTAAAGGAACTGTTCACCCACAATCTAGTTGTCAAGTAGATCATACAAAGAGTGAAGTCAGATGTAGTAGAAATCACCATTGGCTACATAAGGACACAATTTCTGATGTGGTTGAGGCTCTTGTAGGAGCATTTATAGTTGATAGGGGCTTCCAAGCGGCAACAGCATTTCTTAGATGGATAGGCATACGAGTGGA
The genomic region above belongs to Gossypium hirsutum isolate 1008001.06 chromosome D05, Gossypium_hirsutum_v2.1, whole genome shotgun sequence and contains:
- the LOC107940856 gene encoding dicer-like protein 4 isoform X1, encoding MPGGELSTDGTEPFMASKVKAFSTPSPIVEISRKDEPIMEKKEKDPRKIARKYQLELCKKAMEENIIVYLETGCGKTHIAVLLIYELGHLIRKPQNRVCIFLAPTVALVQQQARVIEDSLDFKVGTYCGNCRHLKNHHDWEIEIKEYEVLVMTPQILLRSLYHCFIRMDLIALLIFDECHHAQIKSNHPYAEIMKVFYDKATASMLPRIFGMTASPVVGKDASSQVNLPKSINSLENLLDAKVYSVGDKEELESFVASPVVRVYDYGPVNFGSSCSTIIYCSKLEEIKRQCIPFVRKNGDIQSARNTKKLLNRMHDNIIFCLENLGIWGALQACRLLLTGNNSERNELIEDEGILSDDSVCDRYLVHAADVFASDCTRDGSANDLSDVEILKEPFFSKKLLRLVGILSTFRLQPNMKCIIFVNRIVTARSLSYILQNLKFLLFWKCHFLVGVHSGLKSMSRKTMKNILEKFRTGELNLLIATKVGEEGLDIQTCCLVIRFDLPETVASFIQSRGRARMPLSEYAFLVNSGNEKELDLIKNFKKDEDRMNVEISFRTSTEVSIGLEERIYMVDSSGASISSGYSISLLHHYCSKLPHDEYFFPKPSFYYFEDSGGTICNIILPSNAPINQIASTPQSSVNAAKKDACLKAIEELHKLGALTDHLLPLQNSVLEEETLLVSSDSGSSEADEDSRGELHEMLVPAVLKESWTNLENCVLLYAYYIKFNPNPKDRSYKEFALFVKSPLPKEAERMELDLHLSRRRSVMTKLTPSGVAEFKREEIMQAQHFQEMFFKVILDRSELLSEFITLGNVFLSSSSSTFYLLLPVILSNCENKVTVDWGIVQRCLSSPLFKPPVAAAKIENFPSDVCLHLVNGCRSIRDIENSLVYATHKRAFYFITSIVGEKNGYSPYRDSGTLNHVEHLNMSGIHLKYPEQPLLHAKPLFKLHNLLHNRKPEDSEANELEEYFIDLPPELCQLKIIGFSKEIGSSLSLLPSIMHRLENLLVAIELKHVFSASFAEGAEVTALRVLEALTTEKCQERFSLERLETLGDSFLKFAVARHLFLLHDALDEGELTRRRINVVNNSNLFKLATRRNLQVYIRDQPFDPYQFFPLGHPCPVICTKETKGTVHPQSSCQVDHTKSEVRCSRNHHWLHKDTISDVVEALVGAFIVDRGFQAATAFLRWIGIRVDFQGSQLNSICAASKRFMPLSSLLDIGDLENLLGYQFLHKGLLLQAIVHPSFNRHGGGCYQRLEFLGDAVLDYLITSYLFSLYPKLKPGQLTDLRSVSVNNKSFANVAVDRRLHKFLMCDSCHLNEAIEKYVDFITSSSPDRGLFEGPKYPKALGDLVESCFGAILLDTGFNLNRVWKIMLSILDPIKSLSSVQLNPIREVQELSQRYNWDLQFLVAKVGRKFSVDAKVNAGDVPLCVSSSNINRKEAIRTTAHQLYVKLKALGYAPKSKSLEEVLKGSPKNEAKLIGYDETSIDVSVTDIVGFENMKLQESLVNDFNPKTRSSKRTTSSGVSCISPGSRPPPSFEVKAARGSASGIEAKGKSPNCSIVDPSCGIDSPSKGESHGRTARSQLYEICAINCWKPPLFECCKEEGPSHLRSFTYRVIVEIEEAPDMILECFSSPRTTKKAAAEHAAEGALWYLKHGGYLQ
- the LOC107940856 gene encoding dicer-like protein 4 isoform X2, translated to MPGGELSTDGTEPFMASKVKAFSTPSPIVEISRKDEPIMEKKEKDPRKIARKYQLELCKKAMEENIIVYLETGCGKTHIAVLLIYELGHLIRKPQNRVCIFLAPTVALVQQQARVIEDSLDFKVGTYCGNCRHLKNHHDWEIEIKEYEVLVMTPQILLRSLYHCFIRMDLIALLIFDECHHAQIKSNHPYAEIMKVFYDKATASMLPRIFGMTASPVVGKDASSQVNLPKSINSLENLLDAKVYSVGDKEELESFVASPVVRVYDYGPVNFGSSCSTIIYCSKLEEIKRQCIPFVRKNGDIQSARNTKKLLNRMHDNIIFCLENLGIWGALQACRLLLTGNNSERNELIEDEGILSDDSVCDRYLVHAADVFASDCTRDGSANDLSDVEILKEPFFSKKLLRLVGILSTFRLQPNMKCIIFVNRIVTARSLSYILQNLKFLLFWKCHFLVGVHSGLKSMSRKTMKNILEKFRTGELNLLIATKVGEEGLDIQTCCLVIRFDLPETVASFIQSRGRARMPLSEYAFLVNSGNEKELDLIKNFKKDEDRMNVEISFRTSTEVSIGLEERIYMVDSSGASISSGYSISLLHHYCSKLPHDEYFFPKPSFYYFEDSGGTICNIILPSNAPINQIASTPQSSVNAAKKDACLKAIEELHKLGALTDHLLPLQNSVLEEETLLVSSDSGSSEDEDSRGELHEMLVPAVLKESWTNLENCVLLYAYYIKFNPNPKDRSYKEFALFVKSPLPKEAERMELDLHLSRRRSVMTKLTPSGVAEFKREEIMQAQHFQEMFFKVILDRSELLSEFITLGNVFLSSSSSTFYLLLPVILSNCENKVTVDWGIVQRCLSSPLFKPPVAAAKIENFPSDVCLHLVNGCRSIRDIENSLVYATHKRAFYFITSIVGEKNGYSPYRDSGTLNHVEHLNMSGIHLKYPEQPLLHAKPLFKLHNLLHNRKPEDSEANELEEYFIDLPPELCQLKIIGFSKEIGSSLSLLPSIMHRLENLLVAIELKHVFSASFAEGAEVTALRVLEALTTEKCQERFSLERLETLGDSFLKFAVARHLFLLHDALDEGELTRRRINVVNNSNLFKLATRRNLQVYIRDQPFDPYQFFPLGHPCPVICTKETKGTVHPQSSCQVDHTKSEVRCSRNHHWLHKDTISDVVEALVGAFIVDRGFQAATAFLRWIGIRVDFQGSQLNSICAASKRFMPLSSLLDIGDLENLLGYQFLHKGLLLQAIVHPSFNRHGGGCYQRLEFLGDAVLDYLITSYLFSLYPKLKPGQLTDLRSVSVNNKSFANVAVDRRLHKFLMCDSCHLNEAIEKYVDFITSSSPDRGLFEGPKYPKALGDLVESCFGAILLDTGFNLNRVWKIMLSILDPIKSLSSVQLNPIREVQELSQRYNWDLQFLVAKVGRKFSVDAKVNAGDVPLCVSSSNINRKEAIRTTAHQLYVKLKALGYAPKSKSLEEVLKGSPKNEAKLIGYDETSIDVSVTDIVGFENMKLQESLVNDFNPKTRSSKRTTSSGVSCISPGSRPPPSFEVKAARGSASGIEAKGKSPNCSIVDPSCGIDSPSKGESHGRTARSQLYEICAINCWKPPLFECCKEEGPSHLRSFTYRVIVEIEEAPDMILECFSSPRTTKKAAAEHAAEGALWYLKHGGYLQ
- the LOC107940856 gene encoding dicer-like protein 4 isoform X3; translated protein: MLPRIFGMTASPVVGKDASSQVNLPKSINSLENLLDAKVYSVGDKEELESFVASPVVRVYDYGPVNFGSSCSTIIYCSKLEEIKRQCIPFVRKNGDIQSARNTKKLLNRMHDNIIFCLENLGIWGALQACRLLLTGNNSERNELIEDEGILSDDSVCDRYLVHAADVFASDCTRDGSANDLSDVEILKEPFFSKKLLRLVGILSTFRLQPNMKCIIFVNRIVTARSLSYILQNLKFLLFWKCHFLVGVHSGLKSMSRKTMKNILEKFRTGELNLLIATKVGEEGLDIQTCCLVIRFDLPETVASFIQSRGRARMPLSEYAFLVNSGNEKELDLIKNFKKDEDRMNVEISFRTSTEVSIGLEERIYMVDSSGASISSGYSISLLHHYCSKLPHDEYFFPKPSFYYFEDSGGTICNIILPSNAPINQIASTPQSSVNAAKKDACLKAIEELHKLGALTDHLLPLQNSVLEEETLLVSSDSGSSEADEDSRGELHEMLVPAVLKESWTNLENCVLLYAYYIKFNPNPKDRSYKEFALFVKSPLPKEAERMELDLHLSRRRSVMTKLTPSGVAEFKREEIMQAQHFQEMFFKVILDRSELLSEFITLGNVFLSSSSSTFYLLLPVILSNCENKVTVDWGIVQRCLSSPLFKPPVAAAKIENFPSDVCLHLVNGCRSIRDIENSLVYATHKRAFYFITSIVGEKNGYSPYRDSGTLNHVEHLNMSGIHLKYPEQPLLHAKPLFKLHNLLHNRKPEDSEANELEEYFIDLPPELCQLKIIGFSKEIGSSLSLLPSIMHRLENLLVAIELKHVFSASFAEGAEVTALRVLEALTTEKCQERFSLERLETLGDSFLKFAVARHLFLLHDALDEGELTRRRINVVNNSNLFKLATRRNLQVYIRDQPFDPYQFFPLGHPCPVICTKETKGTVHPQSSCQVDHTKSEVRCSRNHHWLHKDTISDVVEALVGAFIVDRGFQAATAFLRWIGIRVDFQGSQLNSICAASKRFMPLSSLLDIGDLENLLGYQFLHKGLLLQAIVHPSFNRHGGGCYQRLEFLGDAVLDYLITSYLFSLYPKLKPGQLTDLRSVSVNNKSFANVAVDRRLHKFLMCDSCHLNEAIEKYVDFITSSSPDRGLFEGPKYPKALGDLVESCFGAILLDTGFNLNRVWKIMLSILDPIKSLSSVQLNPIREVQELSQRYNWDLQFLVAKVGRKFSVDAKVNAGDVPLCVSSSNINRKEAIRTTAHQLYVKLKALGYAPKSKSLEEVLKGSPKNEAKLIGYDETSIDVSVTDIVGFENMKLQESLVNDFNPKTRSSKRTTSSGVSCISPGSRPPPSFEVKAARGSASGIEAKGKSPNCSIVDPSCGIDSPSKGESHGRTARSQLYEICAINCWKPPLFECCKEEGPSHLRSFTYRVIVEIEEAPDMILECFSSPRTTKKAAAEHAAEGALWYLKHGGYLQ